CGCATATTCAGTAACTACTTCTGGATTATCAGAGTATGACCTAACGCCAATAATAGGATTGTTTTTATTTGAATTAACATCAATTACCGGAGCAAAGTTGGTGTTTATGCCTAAATAATACAGCTCATCACCAATTAGCTTAGCTATAGTGTAAGCATTATTAGGATTATTTGTCGCTGCTAACGCCATATTACCACAACCACTAGTACCTTGCTGAAGACGATTCACTCGACCGCCTTCTTGGTCAGTAGCGAAAAATAATGGAGTAGAGACATTTGCTTGTAGCTCCCTCAATAAAGAGATGGTTTGTTGGTTACTTTGGATATTTTCCCTGAAGAGAATAAAACCACTTAGATTATAATCTTTAAAAATTTTGTTAATTGTTTGATTTGTTTTTATAAATGGGATAGGCTTATTATTCGAATCTTCATCCCAATAGCGAAAATCCATCATTATAAGTTGGCCTAGTTTTTTTCTAATAGACATTATAAATTTAAAAGATATTGCTAATATGAGAACTAATATAGCATAGATAGTTTATTTTTGTTTACATTCCCCAGCCATGGCTGACTATAATTTTTTGACCTGTCAATGCATTTGACTTAAATCCAGCTAAGAAAATAGCTGTATCTGCAATATCTTGGACAGTAGTAAACTCACCATCAACTGTACCACCAAGCATAACGTTTTTTACAACTTCTTCTTCAGAAATATTTAGCTCTTTAGCTTGTTCTGGAATTTGTTTTTCTACTAGTGGAGTTAATACAAAACCTGGGCAAATTAAGTTTGATGAAATATTATTTTCTGCACCTTCTTTAGCGAGTGCTCGGACAAAACCTAATTGAGCATGTTTTGCAGCAACATAAGCCGCCTTATTTTTTGATGCTAAAACTGAATGAACAGAACCAACAATGATAACTCTTCCACCAGTTTTTAGTTCAATCATATGTCTCATAGCTGATTGAGTTACTAATAAAGTACCAGTCATATGGATATCAAACAATTTTCTCCATGCTGCAACACTAAAATCAACAATAGGTGAGATTATCTGAATACCTGCGTTATTAATAACTGTATCAATACGACCAAATTTTTTGACAGTTTCATTTACCCCAGCTTTTACTTGCTCTTCATTTGTGACATCCATTTGTACAGCTAGGGTTTCTACCGCATATTTAGCTGCTAAATCTTTTGCCACAGCTTGTGATTTGTCTAAGTCTAAATCAGCAATTACAACTTTTGCACCTTGATTTGCAAACTCTGTAGCCATTCCTAAACCAAGACCAGATGCAGCCCCTGTGATTAAGGTAACTTTATTTTTTACAGACATTTAAATTCTCCTTGAAATATTTTATTTAAGATAATCAAATACCACTTCACCAAAACCAAGTGTCACATCTGCGATAAAATGAGAGCCTTTGACAATTTCTATAACTGGTAAATGATGTAGTGCAGCTTGAACATGATTGAATACTTGTAAATCAACAGGACCAGTCCAAGCACCTTTGACAGTTACATCTTTGACATGATATTTGACAAGTTGACAAATACTGACATCTTTACCATTAACATGAGGGATTGTTTTAAGCAAGAAGTTTGGTGTTTCTTCTAAAGCTTTTTTAATAGCTTGTTTATCAAGCTCTTGATACTTATAACCCATAGTACCAAATGCGACATCTACACTATTATATTTAACTGTACCTAATAATGTATCTGAATCTACAGTTAGAGTAGGGTGAGCATATTTTTTTGGAAAACCCCAAATCTCACGACCTGCGGCAATAGATGGTAAATTGTCTAACAACATTATATGCGAATATAAGCCTTTTTGAATTTCATATTCAACCTCGATAAGTTGTCCAGCTTCATTAAAGCTGCCAAAACCATTAGCATCATGCATTTTCATAAATTCAAATTTCACCAGACCGGTTGGCTTAAGCGGTTCAGGAACATATTTTTTTAGAACTTCGATATCAGCAATGTAATCAATTATAAAATATTCTCTATTTGTAAATTTATATGCAATTCTATTTGCTGTAGGTGATACTAGTGGCATCGAAAAAACATTTTTCTTAACATCTTTTATCTTCATTTTTTCTCCAAAATGATTTTACTTTCATATTACATTATATGTTGTAAATTATTTTTTAGTAATAAACAAAAATAAGATACTACAATGAAGAAGCAATTTATTAGCGATTATTTATATTTTTTGTAATATCTAAGATAGAATAAATTTTGAATATGTATTATATTGATATTTAAAACTATTAGCTATTGTTAAGTTGTGATATACGTACCGATTATGGGGCAGCTCTAGTTTATATCATTATAAATTTAGTAAATTTTAAAGGTGAATTTGTTGTAATTTAAAAATGTTTTAAAAAATAATAGAGCTTGCAGATGAATAAAACTCAAAGCCAAATATTAACTTTTTTGGATGATAAAAAATATGTCAGTGGTGAGAGTATTGCTCAAAAATTAGGCATATCTAGAGCGGCTGTTTCAAAGAATATAAAAGCACTTAAAGATAATTATCAAATAAATGTTTATTCCAATCCGAAGGTTGGCTATCTACTAGAAGAAAAACTAGATTTAATAAAAGTAGATGAATTAACTAAAGTATTTGAAAATGTAAATTACTTTTACTCTATAAATTCGACATCAAAATACGCTATTGAGCACCAAAATAATTTTTGTAATAATGAGATTTTTATCTCAGAA
This Francisella opportunistica DNA region includes the following protein-coding sequences:
- a CDS encoding acetoacetate decarboxylase — encoded protein: MKIKDVKKNVFSMPLVSPTANRIAYKFTNREYFIIDYIADIEVLKKYVPEPLKPTGLVKFEFMKMHDANGFGSFNEAGQLIEVEYEIQKGLYSHIMLLDNLPSIAAGREIWGFPKKYAHPTLTVDSDTLLGTVKYNSVDVAFGTMGYKYQELDKQAIKKALEETPNFLLKTIPHVNGKDVSICQLVKYHVKDVTVKGAWTGPVDLQVFNHVQAALHHLPVIEIVKGSHFIADVTLGFGEVVFDYLK
- a CDS encoding 3-hydroxybutyrate dehydrogenase translates to MSVKNKVTLITGAASGLGLGMATEFANQGAKVVIADLDLDKSQAVAKDLAAKYAVETLAVQMDVTNEEQVKAGVNETVKKFGRIDTVINNAGIQIISPIVDFSVAAWRKLFDIHMTGTLLVTQSAMRHMIELKTGGRVIIVGSVHSVLASKNKAAYVAAKHAQLGFVRALAKEGAENNISSNLICPGFVLTPLVEKQIPEQAKELNISEEEVVKNVMLGGTVDGEFTTVQDIADTAIFLAGFKSNALTGQKIIVSHGWGM